Proteins from a single region of Streptomyces sp. Tu 3180:
- a CDS encoding DUF3224 domain-containing protein — MPTTRTTTGHFTFADWKEEPVTPEDVLPRLARATVVNSFSGGIEAEATACVYAIAYLAGTTGTFAGKELVGGRVDGREGTFVLEERGRFEEDGTVHCSFEVVGGSGTGGLTGLRGTGGFTYRHGQTEVPYTFTYGLE, encoded by the coding sequence ATGCCCACCACCCGGACCACCACCGGCCACTTCACCTTCGCCGACTGGAAGGAGGAACCCGTCACCCCGGAGGACGTCCTGCCCCGGCTCGCGCGCGCCACGGTCGTCAACTCCTTCTCGGGCGGCATCGAGGCCGAGGCCACGGCCTGCGTCTACGCGATCGCCTACCTGGCCGGGACGACCGGCACCTTCGCCGGGAAGGAGCTCGTCGGCGGCCGCGTCGACGGGCGCGAGGGGACCTTCGTCCTCGAGGAGCGCGGGCGCTTCGAGGAGGACGGCACCGTGCACTGCTCCTTCGAGGTCGTCGGGGGCTCGGGCACCGGAGGGCTGACGGGGCTGCGCGGCACGGGCGGTTTCACCTACCGGCACGGGCAGACGGAGGTGCCGTACACCTTCACGTACGGCCTGGAGTGA
- a CDS encoding aminoglycoside phosphotransferase family protein encodes MIDVPEELAASQEKFNKEAGRAFIAALPDLTAAFLDRWDLRVTGAPMHGVSALVLPVDRADGTPAVLKLQIRDHESEGEPVALRLWDGDGAVRLLDHDEPTGTMLLERLDASRMLAHQPDVHERVLVIARLLAHLNATPAPEGMRRLGDMAEAMLERTPRALERIPDPAARRIVADCAAALREVAGEPGDRLLHWDLHDENVLASDRAPWLAIDPKPLAGDPGFELWPALDNSFDADDVGWRFDAMTDVLGLDRERARAWTYGRLLQNCLWDLEDGRPLEERQLEIARRLRGRTARKIPGR; translated from the coding sequence GTGATCGACGTCCCCGAGGAACTCGCCGCGTCCCAGGAGAAGTTCAACAAGGAGGCGGGCCGGGCCTTCATCGCCGCCCTGCCGGACCTGACCGCCGCCTTCCTCGACCGCTGGGACCTGCGCGTCACCGGTGCGCCCATGCACGGCGTGAGCGCCCTGGTCCTGCCGGTCGACCGCGCGGACGGCACACCGGCGGTGCTGAAGCTCCAGATCCGCGACCACGAGAGCGAGGGCGAGCCGGTCGCGCTGCGCCTGTGGGACGGCGACGGCGCGGTCCGCCTGCTGGACCACGACGAGCCCACCGGCACCATGCTCCTGGAACGCCTCGACGCCTCCCGGATGCTCGCGCACCAGCCGGACGTCCACGAGCGCGTCCTGGTGATCGCCCGCCTGCTCGCCCACCTCAACGCCACCCCGGCGCCCGAGGGCATGCGCCGCCTCGGCGACATGGCCGAGGCCATGCTGGAGCGGACCCCCCGGGCCCTGGAGCGCATCCCGGACCCGGCGGCCCGCCGCATCGTCGCCGACTGCGCGGCCGCCCTGCGGGAGGTCGCCGGCGAGCCCGGGGACCGGCTGCTGCACTGGGACCTGCACGACGAGAACGTCCTGGCCTCGGACCGCGCCCCGTGGCTCGCCATCGACCCCAAACCCCTGGCCGGCGACCCGGGGTTCGAGCTCTGGCCCGCCCTGGACAACAGCTTCGACGCCGACGACGTCGGCTGGCGCTTCGACGCCATGACCGACGTCCTCGGCCTGGACCGCGAGCGGGCGCGCGCGTGGACGTACGGGCGCCTGCTGCAGAACTGCCTGTGGGACCTCGAGGACGGCCGCCCCCTGGAGGAGCGCCAGCTGGAGATCGCCCGCCGCCTGCGCGGCCGTACGGCACGGAAGATCCCGGGCCGGTGA
- a CDS encoding TerD family protein: MAVSLSKGGNVSLTKEAPGLTAVTVGLGWDVRTTTGTDFDLDASAIAVNTQGKVYSDAHFVFFNNKQTPDNTIVHTGDNRTGEGAGDDEAINVNLAALPADVDKIVFPVSIYDAENRSQNFGQVRNAYIRIVNQAGGAEIARYDLSEDAATETAMVFGELYRNGAEWKFRAVGQGYASGLAGIAQDFGVNV, translated from the coding sequence ATGGCTGTAAGCCTGTCCAAGGGTGGCAACGTCTCGCTCACCAAGGAGGCTCCGGGCCTGACCGCCGTCACCGTGGGCCTCGGCTGGGACGTCCGCACCACCACCGGCACGGACTTCGACCTCGACGCGTCGGCGATCGCGGTCAACACGCAGGGCAAGGTCTACTCGGACGCCCACTTCGTCTTCTTCAACAACAAGCAGACCCCGGACAACACCATCGTCCACACCGGTGACAACCGCACCGGTGAGGGCGCCGGCGACGACGAGGCGATCAACGTCAACCTGGCCGCGCTCCCGGCCGACGTCGACAAGATCGTCTTCCCGGTCTCGATCTACGACGCCGAGAACCGCAGCCAGAACTTCGGCCAGGTGCGCAACGCCTACATCCGCATCGTCAACCAGGCCGGCGGCGCCGAGATCGCCCGCTACGACCTGTCGGAGGACGCCGCCACCGAGACCGCCATGGTCTTCGGCGAGCTGTACCGCAACGGCGCGGAGTGGAAGTTCCGCGCGGTCGGCCAGGGCTACGCCTCGGGCCTGGCCGGCATCGCCCAGGACTTCGGCGTGAACGTCTGA
- a CDS encoding pentapeptide repeat-containing protein has translation MARRAVGGPGVRGARRPGTRLPALERFEGGGLEPDGDYDGLEFRGADLAGQDGAGARFLDCALAECALDGTRLPGARLLDSVLAGVRGVGTDLAGATLRDVEVSDARLGGTQLHGAVLERVLVRGGKIDFLNLRAARLKDVVFEGCVLVEPDFGGARLERVEFVDCALKGADLTGAVLTDVDLRGAAPLEIARGTDRLSGAVIGTAQLLDLAPLLAAEMGLRVEG, from the coding sequence ATGGCGAGGAGAGCGGTGGGCGGTCCGGGTGTGAGGGGGGCGCGGCGACCCGGGACGAGGCTGCCCGCGCTGGAGCGGTTCGAGGGGGGCGGGCTGGAGCCGGACGGGGACTACGACGGGCTGGAGTTCCGCGGGGCGGACCTCGCCGGGCAGGACGGGGCGGGGGCGCGCTTCCTGGACTGCGCGCTGGCGGAGTGCGCGCTGGACGGGACGCGGCTGCCCGGGGCGCGGCTGCTGGACTCGGTCCTCGCCGGCGTCCGGGGCGTGGGGACGGACCTGGCCGGGGCGACCCTGCGGGACGTCGAGGTGAGCGACGCGCGTCTCGGGGGGACGCAGCTGCACGGGGCGGTGCTGGAGCGGGTGCTGGTCCGGGGCGGAAAGATCGACTTCCTGAACCTGCGCGCGGCCCGGCTCAAGGACGTCGTGTTCGAGGGCTGCGTCCTGGTCGAGCCGGACTTCGGCGGGGCCCGGCTGGAGCGTGTGGAGTTCGTGGACTGCGCGCTGAAGGGGGCGGACCTCACCGGCGCCGTGCTCACGGACGTGGACCTGCGCGGGGCCGCGCCCCTGGAGATCGCGCGGGGCACGGACCGGCTGTCGGGGGCGGTGATCGGTACGGCGCAGCTGCTGGACCTGGCGCCGCTGCTGGCGGCGGAGATGGGGCTCCGGGTGGAGGGGTGA
- a CDS encoding zinc-binding dehydrogenase translates to MHAVRLHAFGPAENLTYEQVEDPRPGPGQVRVAVRAAGVHLLDTALRRGHRGPAPAPAVLPTVPGREVAGVVDALGEGTPADWLGKRVVAHLGFAPGGYAELAVTDAARLHVIPERLDFAEAVAMIGTGRTAMGIVQFAEPGPGDVVVVPAAAGGLGTLLVQYARNAGATVIGLAGGPAKTARVAANGADLAVDYTAPDWPERLAGHRGGVTLVYDGVGGDVARTVVGLLAPGGRHLVFGWSAQGLDSDSPYLVDGVSENVLGPGMMRRAGGPDPVRTLELRALTEAAEGRLTPAVHRFPLAEAAAAHRALENRGTTGKVVLEP, encoded by the coding sequence ATGCACGCCGTCCGCCTGCACGCCTTCGGCCCGGCCGAGAACCTCACCTACGAGCAGGTCGAGGACCCGCGGCCGGGTCCCGGCCAGGTCCGCGTCGCCGTCCGGGCGGCCGGGGTCCACCTCCTGGACACGGCCCTCCGCCGGGGACACCGGGGCCCCGCCCCCGCCCCGGCCGTCCTGCCGACCGTCCCCGGCCGCGAGGTCGCCGGAGTCGTCGACGCCCTCGGCGAGGGCACGCCCGCCGACTGGCTCGGCAAGCGGGTCGTCGCCCACCTCGGCTTCGCCCCCGGCGGCTACGCGGAGCTGGCCGTCACCGACGCCGCCCGCCTGCACGTGATACCGGAGCGGCTCGACTTCGCCGAGGCGGTCGCCATGATCGGCACGGGCCGTACGGCGATGGGGATCGTGCAGTTCGCCGAACCGGGCCCCGGCGACGTGGTCGTCGTCCCCGCGGCGGCCGGCGGCCTCGGCACCCTCCTCGTGCAGTACGCCAGGAACGCCGGCGCCACCGTCATCGGCCTCGCGGGCGGCCCCGCGAAGACCGCCCGGGTGGCGGCGAACGGCGCCGACCTCGCCGTCGACTACACCGCCCCGGACTGGCCCGAACGGCTCGCCGGTCACCGGGGCGGGGTCACCCTCGTGTACGACGGCGTGGGCGGCGACGTCGCCCGCACGGTCGTCGGCCTCCTCGCCCCCGGCGGCCGGCACCTCGTCTTCGGCTGGTCGGCCCAGGGCCTCGACAGCGACAGCCCGTACCTCGTCGACGGCGTCTCCGAGAACGTCCTCGGCCCCGGGATGATGCGCAGGGCCGGCGGCCCCGACCCCGTGCGCACCCTGGAGCTCCGCGCCCTCACCGAGGCCGCCGAGGGCCGGCTCACCCCCGCCGTCCACCGCTTCCCCCTCGCCGAGGCCGCCGCCGCCCACCGGGCCCTGGAGAACCGGGGCACGACCGGGAAGGTCGTCCTGGAGCCGTGA
- a CDS encoding NAD(P)-binding protein — MHRITVIGGGFAGLTAAITAAEAGAKVTVHEAHHTLGGRARTADGPYRTNEGPHALYNGGPHWSWLRRRGLIGPLAPIPPLEAARLRLRHRGALRRTPPFAMLKLLRRGGAQAPVDTDFLSWATALAGEEAARAAAHYCAVALFHHDPGSLSAAFVQERLRRATRLPPEAHYPRGGWGGLIDRMAAHAWNLGVRMETLSRVDTLPTDTPVVVATSLDSARRLLGDPSLTWPSGRTVLVDLAVRTRRGDAFVVSDLDAPGWLERFTAQDRTLAPAGEQLVQGQIPVAPHESKTDGVARAEELLDLGFDGWRERVTWRREAVANGRTGAVDPPGTSWRDRPAVDRGDGVYLAGDQVAAPGVLSEVSFNSALTAVALALGRHELDLKHA, encoded by the coding sequence ATGCACCGCATCACCGTCATCGGAGGCGGCTTCGCCGGACTCACCGCGGCGATCACCGCCGCCGAGGCGGGCGCCAAGGTCACCGTCCACGAGGCCCACCACACCCTCGGCGGGCGGGCCCGCACCGCCGACGGCCCGTACCGGACGAACGAGGGGCCGCACGCCCTCTACAACGGCGGCCCGCACTGGTCCTGGCTCCGCCGGCGCGGCCTCATCGGCCCGCTCGCCCCGATCCCGCCCCTGGAGGCGGCCCGGCTGCGCCTGCGCCACCGGGGCGCGCTGCGCCGCACCCCGCCCTTCGCGATGCTGAAACTGCTGCGCCGCGGCGGCGCGCAGGCGCCCGTCGACACCGACTTCCTCAGCTGGGCCACCGCCCTCGCCGGCGAGGAGGCCGCGCGGGCCGCCGCCCACTACTGCGCGGTCGCGCTGTTCCACCACGACCCGGGCTCCCTGTCCGCCGCCTTCGTGCAGGAACGCCTGCGCCGCGCCACCAGGCTGCCCCCGGAGGCGCACTACCCGCGCGGCGGCTGGGGCGGGCTCATCGACCGGATGGCCGCCCACGCCTGGAACCTGGGCGTGCGGATGGAGACCCTGTCCCGCGTCGACACCCTGCCCACCGACACCCCGGTCGTCGTCGCCACCTCCCTCGACTCCGCCCGCCGCCTCCTGGGCGACCCCTCGCTGACCTGGCCGAGCGGCCGCACCGTCCTCGTCGACCTCGCCGTGCGCACCCGGCGCGGGGACGCGTTCGTCGTGTCCGACCTGGACGCGCCGGGCTGGCTGGAGCGGTTCACCGCCCAGGACCGCACCCTCGCCCCGGCCGGCGAGCAGCTGGTCCAGGGCCAGATCCCGGTCGCCCCGCACGAGTCCAAGACCGACGGCGTCGCGCGCGCCGAGGAGCTGCTGGACCTGGGCTTCGACGGCTGGCGCGAACGGGTCACCTGGCGGCGGGAGGCGGTGGCGAACGGGCGGACCGGCGCCGTCGACCCGCCCGGCACCAGCTGGCGCGACCGGCCCGCCGTCGACCGCGGCGACGGCGTCTACCTCGCCGGTGACCAGGTCGCCGCGCCCGGCGTGCTCTCCGAGGTCTCCTTCAACAGCGCCCTGACGGCCGTCGCCCTCGCCCTCGGCCGGCACGAGCTTGACCTCAAGCATGCTTGA
- the arfB gene encoding alternative ribosome rescue aminoacyl-tRNA hydrolase ArfB encodes MDDMSGPYPVRGSVSLPEAELMWRFSRSSGPGGQHVNTSDSQVELRFDLARTRALPEVWKQRALERLAGRLVGGVVTVRASEHRSQWRNREAAAVRLAALLAEATAPPPRPRRPTRVPRGINERRLREKKQRSETKRGRSARDWG; translated from the coding sequence ATGGACGACATGTCCGGTCCCTATCCCGTCCGCGGCTCCGTCTCCCTGCCCGAGGCCGAGCTCATGTGGCGTTTCTCGCGGTCGTCGGGGCCCGGCGGTCAGCACGTGAACACCAGCGACTCGCAGGTCGAGCTCCGCTTCGACCTCGCCCGGACCCGGGCGCTGCCCGAGGTGTGGAAGCAGCGGGCGCTCGAGCGGCTGGCCGGCCGGCTGGTCGGAGGGGTCGTCACCGTCCGCGCCTCCGAGCACCGCTCCCAGTGGCGCAACCGGGAGGCCGCCGCCGTGCGCCTCGCGGCGCTGCTCGCCGAGGCCACCGCGCCCCCGCCCAGGCCCCGCAGGCCGACCCGCGTCCCGCGCGGCATCAACGAGCGCCGGCTGCGGGAGAAGAAGCAGCGCTCGGAGACGAAGCGGGGGCGCTCCGCGCGGGACTGGGGGTGA